Genomic DNA from Peribacillus simplex:
TTAATATCGTTTCATTGATCAGCAGGGAAAAAGTGATGTCACCCGCCCCGTATAAATGCATGATGATGACGCTGCTCGTCACAATCCCCTCATTAATCTTCAACGCAACTGTCGTTGGAATGAAAATCAAGAGGATCAAACCTATCATCAGCGGATGGAATGCGATGAAATGAAAGAATAAGGATGCATAGGCCATTGCGATCAAACAAGCTAAAAACCGGTGCCAGGAGGCATACACCGACTTCTTTTTTGTAACTTGAATGCATAAGATCGCAATGATTCCCGCAGCAGAGAAATATTCGAGATTAAGCATTTGTGCAATAATAATTGCCAGGGTGGCCCCCAAAGCAGTTTTAATCGTCCTGTATCCGATTTTAAACATTGTTATGTATCACCTGGCTCTTTCTCTATCTATTATAATACTATCAGGAAATCAGATATTTTCACAGTCCTTTGCGAGTTAAATTCCCAATTTTTCTAAATACATTTCAAGCAAAAATACATTATAGGAAAAAAATAAAAAAGGTAACCTAAACGTTACCTTTTTTTCACAATTATATACTATTTTCTTTAGCTTATAAAACTTTTTCCAAGAAGTCTTTTGCACGCTGGCTTTTCGGATTGGAAAAGAATTCTTCCGGAGCACTTTCCTCAACGAGCAGACCCCCGTCCAGGAATAGTACACGATCGGCCACTTCTCTCGCAAATCCCATTTCATGCGTTACGATCAGCATGGTCATCCCCGTATGTGCCAGTGACTTCATAACCTCGAGCACTTCTTTTACCATCTCGGGATCAAGCGCTGAAGTCGGCTCATCGAAAAGGATTACTTCCGGGTTCATTGCCAATGCCCGTGCAATCGCGACCCTTTGTTTTTGCCCGCCAGACAGACGATTCGGATAAGACGATTCTTTATCGGCCAAACCGACTTTAGTCAAGAGCTCACGAGCTTGTTTTACAGCCTCGGCCTTTGATAGTTTTTTCACCTTCATAGGGGCATATGTCAGATTTTCCAGTACGGTTTTATGTGGAAATAAATGAAAATGCTGAAATACCATCCCGACGTTTTCACGCACTTTCATGATATTGGTCTTTTTATCAGTGATGATTTGATCTTTAAACCTGATTTGACCATCAGTAGGAGTTTCGAGCATATTGATGCAGCGCAAGAAAGTTGATTTTCCCGAACCGGATGGACCGATGATGGCTAATACTTCACCCTGCCCTATCTCGGTGCTGATTCCTTTTAATACCTCGAGCTTTCCATAATTTTTTTTGAGTCCATCAATTTTAATCACTGCGTCTCATTCTCCTTTCAATCACTTTGCCTAAGATGGTGAGAACCATGACCATCACATAATAAATGAAGCCGGCAAATAATATCGGCTCGAAGAATTTATATGTCTCACCGCCGACAATATAAGCACGGCGCATGATATCCCCTAATCCAATAATTGTGACAACGGCTGATTCCTTCGTTAAGGAAATCAATTCGTTCACAAGGGATGGCAGGATATTCTTGATGGCCTGCGGAAGGATAATATTAAGCATCATCCCTGAATAGGGAACCCCCAGTGCAAGCGATGCCTCTCGTTGGCCCTTATCGACAGCTAAAATGCCTCCCCTGATAATTTCAGAGATGTATGCCGCTGAATTCAGACCGAATGCTAAAAAAGCTGCTTGGAACGCTTCGATTTGAATCCCTAATATTTGTGGTGAACCAAAATAAATCAGCATTAATTGCAGCACCAAAGGCGTACCGCGAAAAATGGATGTATAAAAATCAGCAATCCAATTCAAGGGCTTGATTCTGCTGATTTTAAGTATAGATAGTAATATTCCCAAAACAAATCCGATTACTGCCGCTACCGCTACAACCTTTAATGTAGTCGGTATCCCCTCCAGGATATATGGAAGGGAAGGCATAATCCTATCAAATTCCAGATTCACTCCATTCATCCTCTCTTATGAAGGCCGTTATCTTAGGTCCTTCCTCCTGCTTCATTTTATTAACAATAAAGCGCGGAAAAACGTTCAGAAGGCATGCTAAATCTCTTCTGAACGCTTTTCATCTCTCTGCATTATTCAGTTTCACTGCCACCGAACCATTTTAATATTAATTTTTCCATTTCACCATTTTCCATCATTTTTTTCAACTCGGCATTGAATTCTTCAGTTAACTTGCTTCCTTTTTGGAAAGCGATTGCCGAACCGGCATCTTGTTCACCGGACGTGATCACATGGCCCACCAATTCTTTATTATCTTTCAAGTAGCCTTTTGCCACAGTATCTTCCATGATCACGGCATCAAAACGTCCTGTTGACATTTCTTGAACAACCTCAGGAATACGATTCCGTTTTTCAACTTTCATCCCGATATCTTGGGATTTATTCAAGTCATTTGCCAATGTCTCCTGAATGGATGCAAGCTGTACGCCTACGGTTTTCCCTTTTAAATCTTCAACAGTTTTGATTTTACTGTCCTTTGTCGTGATGATCATGTTTTTAGCTGTATAGTAAATATCACTGAAATCGACTGATTGCTCACGTTTTGCTGTTGGCGTCATTCCAGAGATAACGAAATCGACCGATTTATTTTCCAGAGCAGGCACAAGACTATTAAAGTCAATGTCCTTCACTTGAACTTCATAACCTAATTTTTTTCCGATTGCTTTAGCGATATCGATGTCAAATCCTTTGATTTCATCACTCTTAGATGTTTCAACATATTCAAATGGCGGATAATCCGCAGATGTTCCCATTACCAGAACCTTTTTGTCCTCTGTACCAGCTGTGTCCTTATCTTCTTTCCCGGATGTTCCGCATGCTGCTAAAATACCTACTAATAAAACAGAAGTAAGCAACAATGCTAACTGCTTTTTCAACTTCATTATTATTCCTCCAAAATGATATTTTCAATTCTCTTGTTATTGAATTAGGTTTAGTTAAAATTTGAATAACTAATATTCATACACTAATGTGTATTTTAACACACTCTTATAATTATTCAATAACGTAAATAATAGATTTATTTTTCAGAATATTGCTATAATTTTATTTCTAAGTTTCGCGCTTTAAACTCCAATGGGAAGATATCGGCATCCTTATCTATCTTCTTTCCTAAATGCCCCTGACTTATGCAAAATCATGAATAAAAAAAACCGCCGGATGGGCGGTTTTCAGTCCGTAGTCAAACTTCAAGAAAAGCGAGTTTGACTACGTTTTGTTTCTAAAAAAACATTCCAGTTGATTTCAGAAATCCGCTCCCTTTCCGCCGACTGTCCGCCAAGCCTCCTCGCGCAAGCGCCTGCGGGGTCTCGGCTAGACAGTAATTCGGCAGGAGTGTCGCATATTTCTTCAATCCAATAAGGATTTCATTCCCTATAAAAAAGGTAAAATTCATGAGGGATAACCATGTCTTCTTTTTATCATCATGGTTCGGGATGAGACGGATTCCGAACCCCTTTTGTCTACAAACTGACACCCGCCGATTGGGCGGGTTTTTTAGCTATAGCTATGGCTATGGACTTACACTTCTTCACAATATTGATCGAAGTAGTCTTGTAATTTTTCTACTACAGACATCGGGTGGTGCCCTTCAATTTCATGACGCTCTATCATGGTGATGATTTTTCCATCCTTCAGCAGTGCAAATGATGGGGATGACGGCGGATACCCTTCGAAATAATCACGGGCTTTTTCCGTCGCCTCTTTATCTTGCCCAGCAAAAACGGTTACAAGCTGATCTGGGCGTTTATCATTATGGATTGCATGAGCAGCTGCAGGTCTAGCAATTCCCCCAGCGCAGCCACAAACGGAGTTTACCATGACAAGTGTCGTTCCTTTTTGTGCAAATACTTCCTCTACTTCCTCGGGAGTGGTCAATTCTGTATATCCAGCAGTCTTTATCTCATCGCGAGCCTGTTTGACTACGTCGTTCATTAAAAAATTAAAATCCATATTCATGGCATTTGCTCCTTCCAAGTTTTCTCTTCAATCCTATCATAACAATTGCCACTTCGTGATTCAATAAATTTACCTGTTAAACCGCAGAAACCGTTCAGAACATGTTTAAAACGAAATAGAAGCGGGAATCATGTGTGAGACAACAAGACTTGCAAAAGGATGGGGCATGCTTAGAAGACATTCCACGCATGCCCCATGCTATTTCTTTTTTAATTTGATTTAAATGTTTCTGTAAAAGATTGAAAGGCCTGCTTAACAGCAGCAGTGACCGTTTTATTCCCTGACATCACTTGATTCTCGAGTATAGGTAGAAGACCTTTGACAGTTTCATTTTTATAAAACATCGTTTTAAGCTGGTGATCAATCAATGAATAAAGCCACTCCTTAGATTGCATTCTTCTCCGTTCCTGAAAAACACCCGATTCCTTGGTCATATCGGAAAATTCATTCAATACATCCCAAAGCTCAGGGATTCCTTTACCGGTTATGGCAGAACAAGCATATGCCTTTCCTGCCCATCCCTTTGTTGCTGGCTGAAGGAAGTGCAAGATTCTGCTATATTCGGACTTCGTCCTAATAGCCAGCGGAATGTTCTCTCCGTCGGCTTTATTGACCACAATTCCGTCGACAAGTTCCAGAATCCCTTTTTTCATCCCTTGTAATTCATCTCCGGCACCCGTTAGGACGAGGAGCATGAAGAAGTCGACCATACTTCGAACTATAGCTTCACTCTGACCGACACCGACAGTTTCTATCAGTATCACATCGAATCCTGCCGCTTCACAAAGCAACATCGTTTCCCTCGTTTTGCGGTGAACTCCGCCCAGAGTGCCTTCGGATGGTGAGGGTCTTATGAAGGCATGGGGGTTTCTTGCCAGTTCCTCCATCCTTGTCTTATCACCTAGTATACTACCGCCATTGATTGAAGAGCTTGGATCGACGGCTAGAACGGCAACCTTATGGCCCCTGTCACATAAGTAGGTTCCGAACGTCTCGATAAAGGTACTTTTTCCGGCACCGGGCACTCCGGAAATCCCGATGCGAATCGAGTTCCCTGTATGAGGTAGGATGGCATGCAATAATTCCTGTGCATGATCCAAGTGGTGGGATGCATTGCTTTCAACCAATGTAATCCCTTTAGCTAGCTTAGCCCTGTCCCCTTTTATGATTCCCTCTTTAAGTTCATGGACCGGTATGTTTACATTATGTTTTTTGACGAATTTGCTTTTTGAAGGTTTGTTTTGGCTGGCAGTTAATTCCACACCTGGCTTCAATGAAGATGCAAAACCTTCCTGATTGTTAAGATCGACCCATTCCGGCTTCTTGTCTTCACTCATTATTGGGCCACTTCCTCATATCCGAGGCGATTGTATATTTCCTGAAGCACTTTCTTCGCTGCCTGTGGAATGACCGTACCAGGTCCAAAAATGGCTGTAGCCCCATTTTCCAATAGGTAATCATAATCCTGTACAGGGATGACGCCACCTACGATCACTATAATGTCCTCACGGCCCAAGTTCTTCAGTTCAGTCATGAGCTGCGGCAACAAAGTTTTATGGCCGGCAGCAAGCGAACTCATTCCGACTACATGCACATCATTTTCCACGGCCTGGATGGCGGTTTCTTTCGGTGTTTGGAATAATGGACCGATATCGACATCATAGCCTAAATCCGCAAACCCCGTTCCTACTACTTTAGCTCCGCGATCATGACCATCCTGGCCCATTTTAGCCATTAACAAACGCGGTCTTCTTCCTTCATTTTCAAGGAACTCTTCCGTCATGCGGACGACTTCCTCAATTTCCGCTTCTTTTGAGTATGCCGAGCTATATACGCCGCTGATGGAACGGATTGTTGCTTTGTGACGTCCAGCCACCTCTTCGATCGCATCGGATATTTCACCTAATGAAGCCCGGACTCTTGCAGCTTGGACAGCCAGTTCAAGAAGGTTACCTTCGCCAGTTCTGGCTGCCATGGATAGCGCTTGAAGAGCTTCATCCACCTTTGCCTGATCACGTTTCGCTTTTAATTCGCTCAAACGCTTAAGCTGACTTTCGCGAACCACCGTATTATCAATCTCCAGTATTTCAATAGGATCTTCTTTTTTCAAACGATACTTATTGACGCCTACGATCGTTTCAACTTGAGAATCGATTTTAGCCTGACGCTTTGCAGCTGCTTCCTCGATCCTCATTTTTGGAAGGCCCGTTTCAATTGCCTTCGCCATTCCGCCGAGACCTTCGATTTCTTCTATGTGAGCCCAAGCCCGTTCGATTAATTCATTTGTGAGCGATTCTACATAGTATGAACCCGCCCATGGATCGATCACTTTTGTGATCCCGGTTTCCTCCTGCAGATATAGCTGTGTGTTACGTGCAATGCGTGCCGAGAAATCAGTTGGCAGGGCAATGGCCTCATCCAATGCGTTTGTATGCAGGGACTGTGTATGCCCAAGTGCAGCCGCATGCGCTTCAATAAGGGTCCTTGCGACATTGTTAAACGGATCCTGCTCGGAGAGGCTCCAGCCGGAGGTTTGTGAATGCGTCCTCAATGCCATCGCTTTATTATTCTTCGGTTCGAATTGTTTCATCAGTTTGGACCAAATGAAGCGAGCTGCCCTCATTTTCGCCACTTCCATGAAATAGTTCATTCCTACAGCCCAGAAGAATGACAGGCGTGGTGCAAATTTATCGATATCAATACCTGCTTTCATTCCGGTACGTGCATACTCAAGCCCATCCGCCAAAGTATAGGCAAGTTCGATATCAGCCGGCGCCCCCGCTTCTTGCAGATGATAGCCGGAGATGGAAATGGAATTGAACTTGGGCATATATTTGGATGTATACTCAAATATATCAGCTATGATTTTCATGGACATTTCAGGTGGGTAGATATACGTATTCCGAACCATGTATTCCTTTAAGATGTCATTTTGGATCGTGCCTGAAAGCTTATCCTGTGTTACGCCTTGTTCTTCAGCTGTGACGATATAAAATGCAAGGATGGGTAATACAGCACCATTCATCGTCATTGACACGGACATCTGATCAAGCGGAATGCCGTCAAACAGGATTTTCATGTCAAGAATGGAATCAATGGCAACTCCCGCCTTCCCCACATCACCGACAACACGTGGATGATCGGAGTCATAACCGCGGTGTGTAGCTAAATCAAAAGCAACTGAGAGCCCTTTTTGCCCCATAGCCAGATTACGCCTGTAAAACGCATTGGATTCCTCGGCAGTCGAAAACCCTGCATACTGGCGTACCGTCCAAGGACGATTGACATACATGGAAGGATAGGGCCCTCTTGTAAAAGGAGCGATGCCTGGCACACTTTCCATATGCTCCAAATCGCGATTATCTTCCTCAACATAAAGCGGTTTGATTTTTATTTGTTCGTTGGTTTCAAACAGAAGATCCTCCATGTTTTTCCCAACTGCTTTTTCGGCTTCCTTTTTCCATGCTTCCACCGTACCTTTAATCTCTGACTTAGCAGGATTTATAGCAGAAAAATTCGGTCTTTTCATTTCAGTTCACCCCTAGCTTCTGCAACAATTCCGATAAAATGGATATTGCATTCGTTTTAACATGGATAAAATCCTTGACTCCTGCTTCACTTAGTGTAATCTCCAATTCTTCTTTTTGCTTGCCGGCACAATAAATGGTGATTTCAGGGAATTGCTTTTTAATTTCTTTAATGGTGACTGGCGCTAATTCCGAATAGTCAGCATCACTGCCGCAAACACAATAGATAGGGAGCTTGGTCGCAGCTACATAATCGACTGCTTCCTCAATGGTTTGACACCCCTTGCTGCCGATTGTTTCAATACCACCTGCTGCGGCAAGACTTTTAAAGAAATCTGCACGAGGTTTATAGGATTTGAGATCTTTCAAATTAATCAAACCGATAGTTGGAGTGGTTCCACTTATTTCTTTATACTTTTCACTGCGTATTCTTATCTGTTCGAACTGAATGGATACCCGATCCAAGTCAAGTGGGGTAATGCCGACCGGCTTCTCGACTTTCATATATGACACATGGTTATTCCGTGTCGGGGTTTTAATCTTATCAGCGGGATTCGGATATACATTCGTTCCGATGATACTTTCTTTTCTGCAAGCCGCATTTTGAACTCTTCCTTGATAAACTTCAGCTATTTCTGTCTGAAGGGTGCCTTGTTTAATTAGCTCAAGAATCCCTCCAGCTGCATCGATTTCAAGGAATTTCGCCCAAGCCTTTTCAGCCAATTCATCCGTTAGTTGCTCAACATACCATGAACCGCCAGCAGGATCGACCACTGTTGTGATATTTGTTTCTTCTTTTAAAATCAAGTGTGTGTTACGGGCAATCCTTTCTGAAAAATCATCGGTTTCACCAGTTGCGTGTGTGAATGGATGAATTTGAAGATATTGAATGCCTCCAATAGCTGCAGCGAAAGCTTGGTTTGTGGTCCGAAGAATATTGACATGCTGATCATAAAGCGTTTCAGTCAACTCGGAAGTAACGGCATGTATCGCCATTTTAAAATGGTCCGCCGCTGTATCGAAAGCTTCTGCAAGACCTGCCCAAAGCCTTCTGGCAGCCCGCAGTTTAGCGATGGACATGAAGTAATTTGAATCCAAAGCAAAAGAGAATACCATTTTTTCGGAAACCGAGGCAATGGAGAGCCCTTGTTTTTCACCCTCCAATAGATATTGGACGGCAGCCGATAATCCGTAAGCTATTTCTTGTACGGCATTAGCTCCCCCATTATGGTAGACTGCCGTATTAATCAAAATTGTTTTTAAATCCCTGCCTACATTCTGATAATCTTGGATTGTCTTCAGCCAGTCTGCAAAATAGTTATCCGTATCTTCTGGCAGCTGACCGCAAATGAGCCATTCTGCAATGGGATCTTCAGCAATAACGCCTGTCAATTGGGCATTTTGAGCTTCGGCAACAGCTTTGAATTGAGGGAATAATCCTTTTTGTTTCCCCTTAAGGTCAATGAAAACCGGGATTTCTTTTAATGGGATATCCTTAAACAATTTTTCTGCCCTTGCTCCCTCGGCAAGCAATCGTGCAGGGTATGCCACGACATTTTGACCACGTTTGAATGAAGCCTTCATCTTTTCATTTGCTTCTTCGGCTGTGATACCGCTTACAGGTTGAACGACAAGCCAAGGTTTTTCATGATATCCCGTTGGGGACGTTCCTCGGGTGAAAGGGAAAAATCCTGGTAATTCAGCTGCTTTTTCCGGTGAATCCGCCTTTTCTGTATAGAGCGGATATAAAGTGATGCCCTCATATGTATTCGTTTTTAATTTTTCTACACTTTTCCCTTTTAAACTTGCTTCCGCAGCTTCTTTCCACTCTTCAAAAGAAGGCTTCGGAAAGGTTATGTTTTTTACATCTTTCAGTTCCATCTGTAATCGCTTTCTTATCTCCTGCCGCCTCATACGCCCTGTCCTTTCTTTGGGAGAACGAACGCTCAGTCAGTTTTGGATAAGAAAACCACCCTCCCGTCAATTTAATCTGGATTATACTAACATTCTACCATAATTTTCTTGAAATTTAAGACAATAGAAATTAGTAAATCTGTTATTTGGGAAACCACTAGCCTATTTCACTTTTTTTAAATCAAGTACAGCCCCTGATCTGTATTAGAACAGCTCTTAATAAAATAATAGCAAAAATAAAATATTTGTCGATGTTTTTCTACGAAAAGAGAAAGGACAGGGTCTAAACTTTGGCAATCGACTTCGGCATAGCAGTGATGATTCAAGAACCACCTACTTCACCATAGTTATGGTTTCTATCAATTTTTTTTAAAAAAGGTGATTGGAATGGGAGTGCGAGACTTTAGCGGGTATAGTGCGTCCAAGGAAATACCACACAGGCGCCAAAGAGCGCCGAGGGCGGACCCACCCGGAAAATCGAGTGCCTGGAGTTCCAACCATCGTACAAATTGTACCAATCTAAAAAAATGTAGGCAAACTCGATTTTCATCGAGTTTGCCTACATTCTGAAGGGATGACCTTCCGGCCTTCCTTTTCTTCATTTTAGTATATGGAAGTGTTATCTTTGGAAATCTTTTCGATGATTTCTTTAACCCTTGCAAGGAATCGTCCACATACCAGTCCGTCCAAAACACGATGATCAAGTGATAAACAGAGATTCACCATATCTCGTACGGCAATCATGTCATTTATGACCACTGGACGTTTTACAATCGTTTCAACTTGTAAAATGGCCGCCTGTGGATGATTGATGATTCCCATGGACTGGACAGAACCGAATGAGCCAGTGTTATTAACAGTGAACGTACCACCTTGCATATCCTCTGCTTTTAACTTACCCGCCTTCACTTTGGATGCGAGTTCCTGTATCTCCCTTGCTATACCTTTGATTGATTTTTCATCTGCATTTTTAATGACCGGTACAAATAAGGCATCTTCGGTTGCAACGGCTATTGATATATTGATTTCTTTTTTTTGTATGATTTTTTCGCCTGCCCACATCGAATTGAGCTCTGGAAATTCCGTAAGGGCTTGAGCAACCGCTTTTACGAAAAAGGCAAAGTACGTTAAATTATAGCCTTCTTTTTGTTTAAAGTCGGATTTAAGATTATCACGCAACTTCACCATATTGCTTGCGTCAACTTCCACCATCGTCCAAGCATGCGGAATGTCGTGCTTACTTTTCAACATATTGGACGCAATTGCCTTACGGATGCCGGTAACAGGTATTTCCTTGTCACCAGCAGCAGTCGGCACATTAGGTACTGGATTGGTTCGACGAATAACTTGAGTGGCGGTCTCTTCAGGAGCCGATTCGGATATTGCGGCAGGCTCATCCGCCTTAGGAAGATTCCCTGATTCAACAAGTTTCAGTAAATCTTTACGGGTGATCCGTCCCTCATTCCCCGTTCCTTTAACTTTTGTAAGATCGATTCCATGCTCCTGGGAAAGTTTTAACACAGCTGGCGAATAGCGAGCTTTCCTTGATGGTTCGGCCGACGCTTGCTGCACATCTCTTGTAACAGGTGCATTAACATTTTCCTCACTATGAGAAACTTGCCCCGCATTTTCGTTATCCGTCTTTGCCGCTTCAACTTCAATCGAGCAAATGACTTCCCCGACTGCCAATGTTTGATTCTCATCCGCCTTCAATTCCTTGATGATGCCGGTGAAGGAAGAAGGAACCTCAGCATTTACTTTATCCGTCATCACTTCAGCTAGCGGGTCGTATTTCGTGACATGATCCCCAGGCTTCACAAGCCATTTACTGATGGTTCCCTCTGTGACACTTTCGCCTAGTTGAGGCATCTTCATTAATTCCATAGCCATAATTCTTTCCTCCTTCTTAACAGTCATTAATACTCGGCCAATTCCCTCATTGCTTTTTCCACTTTATCAGGGTTCACCATAAATTGCTTTTCCATCGTAGGCGCATATGGCATGGCAGGTACATCAGGTCCGGCCAAACGTTTTACAGGGGCATCCAAATCAAAAAGGCAATGCTCGGCAATGATGGCTGCGACCTCACTCATGATGCTTCCTTCTTTATTATCTTCCGTGACCAGCAATACTTTCCCCGTTTTAGAAGCTGCTTCTATGATAGCATCCTTATCTAAAGGGTAGACCGTACGCAAGTCAAGAACATGTGCAGAAATTCCATCTGCAGCTAATTTTTCTGCTGCCTGAAGGGCAAAATGCACACAAAGGCCATAGGAGATGACAGTAATGTCTTCCCCTTCCCTTTTCACTTCCGCCTTACCGATGGGAAGTACATAATCTTCAGTGGGCACCTCACCCTTGATCAAGCGGTATGCGCGTTTATGTTCAAAGAAAAGCACTGGGTCTTCATCGCGAATGGCAGCTTTAAGCAAACCCTTTACATCATAAGGAGTGGAAGGCATCACAATTTTCAAGCCCGGCTGATTGGCAAAGATTGCTTCAACCGATTGTGAATGATAAAGAGCTCCATGGATCCCTCCTCCATACGGGGCACGGATAACCATAGGACAGCTCCAGTCATTATTAGAACGGTATCTAATTTTGGCTGCCTCTGAAACGATTTGGTTAATGGCAGGCATGATGAAATCAGCAAATTGCATCTCAGCTATCGGCCGAAGTCCATACATGGCGGCTCCAATTCCCACTCCTGCAATTGCAGATTCAGCGAGCGGGGTATCGATGACCCTGGCTTCACCGAATTGGTCGTATAAACCATTAGTGGCTTTAAAGACCCCACCTTTTTTTCCTACATCCTCTCCCAATACGAATACACGGGAATCACGTTCCATCTCTTCCCTCATTGCCATTGTCACGGCATCTATATAAGAAATCACTGGCATTCTATTACCCCCTTACTTTTGTGCATACACATGATTCATAGCACTTTCAGCCTTCGGATATGGAGCATTCTCAGCATAATCGGTTGCTTCGTTTACTATCTTCATGACTTCATCATTCATTTGTTTTTCAAGGTCATCATCCATGATTCCCACTTCTTTTAAATACGCTCCAAATGTCATTATGGAATCCTTCGTTTTGGCTTCGGCCACTTCGTCCGCAGTCCGGTAGCTTCGGTCATCATCATCACTTGAATGAGGTGTGAGCCTGTATGAAACGGTTTCTACAAGAGTTGGGCCTTCACCCCTACGTGCACGGTCAGCCGCTTCTTTCACCGCTGCATACACTTCCAATGGATCATTGCCATCCACCGTTATACCAGGCATCCCATAGCCAATTGCCCTGTCGGAAACATTTTCACAAGATAGCTGTTTCTCAATAGGAACTGAAATCGCATATTTATTATTTTCACACATGAAAATGACCGGTAGCTTGTGCACACCTGCAAAGTTGGCCCCTTCATGAAAATCGCCCTGATTGGATGAACCTTCCCCAAACGTTACGAATGTTACCAAATCCTTACCTTCCATCTTCCCTGCAAGGGCAATCCCGACAGCATGCGGGACCTG
This window encodes:
- a CDS encoding amino acid ABC transporter ATP-binding protein; this encodes MIKIDGLKKNYGKLEVLKGISTEIGQGEVLAIIGPSGSGKSTFLRCINMLETPTDGQIRFKDQIITDKKTNIMKVRENVGMVFQHFHLFPHKTVLENLTYAPMKVKKLSKAEAVKQARELLTKVGLADKESSYPNRLSGGQKQRVAIARALAMNPEVILFDEPTSALDPEMVKEVLEVMKSLAHTGMTMLIVTHEMGFAREVADRVLFLDGGLLVEESAPEEFFSNPKSQRAKDFLEKVL
- a CDS encoding amino acid ABC transporter permease, with product MNLEFDRIMPSLPYILEGIPTTLKVVAVAAVIGFVLGILLSILKISRIKPLNWIADFYTSIFRGTPLVLQLMLIYFGSPQILGIQIEAFQAAFLAFGLNSAAYISEIIRGGILAVDKGQREASLALGVPYSGMMLNIILPQAIKNILPSLVNELISLTKESAVVTIIGLGDIMRRAYIVGGETYKFFEPILFAGFIYYVMVMVLTILGKVIERRMRRSD
- a CDS encoding transporter substrate-binding domain-containing protein, which translates into the protein MKKQLALLLTSVLLVGILAACGTSGKEDKDTAGTEDKKVLVMGTSADYPPFEYVETSKSDEIKGFDIDIAKAIGKKLGYEVQVKDIDFNSLVPALENKSVDFVISGMTPTAKREQSVDFSDIYYTAKNMIITTKDSKIKTVEDLKGKTVGVQLASIQETLANDLNKSQDIGMKVEKRNRIPEVVQEMSTGRFDAVIMEDTVAKGYLKDNKELVGHVITSGEQDAGSAIAFQKGSKLTEEFNAELKKMMENGEMEKLILKWFGGSETE
- a CDS encoding BrxA/BrxB family bacilliredoxin — translated: MNMDFNFLMNDVVKQARDEIKTAGYTELTTPEEVEEVFAQKGTTLVMVNSVCGCAGGIARPAAAHAIHNDKRPDQLVTVFAGQDKEATEKARDYFEGYPPSSPSFALLKDGKIITMIERHEIEGHHPMSVVEKLQDYFDQYCEEV
- the meaB gene encoding methylmalonyl Co-A mutase-associated GTPase MeaB, which codes for MSEDKKPEWVDLNNQEGFASSLKPGVELTASQNKPSKSKFVKKHNVNIPVHELKEGIIKGDRAKLAKGITLVESNASHHLDHAQELLHAILPHTGNSIRIGISGVPGAGKSTFIETFGTYLCDRGHKVAVLAVDPSSSINGGSILGDKTRMEELARNPHAFIRPSPSEGTLGGVHRKTRETMLLCEAAGFDVILIETVGVGQSEAIVRSMVDFFMLLVLTGAGDELQGMKKGILELVDGIVVNKADGENIPLAIRTKSEYSRILHFLQPATKGWAGKAYACSAITGKGIPELWDVLNEFSDMTKESGVFQERRRMQSKEWLYSLIDHQLKTMFYKNETVKGLLPILENQVMSGNKTVTAAVKQAFQSFTETFKSN
- the scpA gene encoding methylmalonyl-CoA mutase, producing the protein MKRPNFSAINPAKSEIKGTVEAWKKEAEKAVGKNMEDLLFETNEQIKIKPLYVEEDNRDLEHMESVPGIAPFTRGPYPSMYVNRPWTVRQYAGFSTAEESNAFYRRNLAMGQKGLSVAFDLATHRGYDSDHPRVVGDVGKAGVAIDSILDMKILFDGIPLDQMSVSMTMNGAVLPILAFYIVTAEEQGVTQDKLSGTIQNDILKEYMVRNTYIYPPEMSMKIIADIFEYTSKYMPKFNSISISGYHLQEAGAPADIELAYTLADGLEYARTGMKAGIDIDKFAPRLSFFWAVGMNYFMEVAKMRAARFIWSKLMKQFEPKNNKAMALRTHSQTSGWSLSEQDPFNNVARTLIEAHAAALGHTQSLHTNALDEAIALPTDFSARIARNTQLYLQEETGITKVIDPWAGSYYVESLTNELIERAWAHIEEIEGLGGMAKAIETGLPKMRIEEAAAKRQAKIDSQVETIVGVNKYRLKKEDPIEILEIDNTVVRESQLKRLSELKAKRDQAKVDEALQALSMAARTGEGNLLELAVQAARVRASLGEISDAIEEVAGRHKATIRSISGVYSSAYSKEAEIEEVVRMTEEFLENEGRRPRLLMAKMGQDGHDRGAKVVGTGFADLGYDVDIGPLFQTPKETAIQAVENDVHVVGMSSLAAGHKTLLPQLMTELKNLGREDIIVIVGGVIPVQDYDYLLENGATAIFGPGTVIPQAAKKVLQEIYNRLGYEEVAQ
- a CDS encoding methylmalonyl-CoA mutase family protein, producing MELKDVKNITFPKPSFEEWKEAAEASLKGKSVEKLKTNTYEGITLYPLYTEKADSPEKAAELPGFFPFTRGTSPTGYHEKPWLVVQPVSGITAEEANEKMKASFKRGQNVVAYPARLLAEGARAEKLFKDIPLKEIPVFIDLKGKQKGLFPQFKAVAEAQNAQLTGVIAEDPIAEWLICGQLPEDTDNYFADWLKTIQDYQNVGRDLKTILINTAVYHNGGANAVQEIAYGLSAAVQYLLEGEKQGLSIASVSEKMVFSFALDSNYFMSIAKLRAARRLWAGLAEAFDTAADHFKMAIHAVTSELTETLYDQHVNILRTTNQAFAAAIGGIQYLQIHPFTHATGETDDFSERIARNTHLILKEETNITTVVDPAGGSWYVEQLTDELAEKAWAKFLEIDAAGGILELIKQGTLQTEIAEVYQGRVQNAACRKESIIGTNVYPNPADKIKTPTRNNHVSYMKVEKPVGITPLDLDRVSIQFEQIRIRSEKYKEISGTTPTIGLINLKDLKSYKPRADFFKSLAAAGGIETIGSKGCQTIEEAVDYVAATKLPIYCVCGSDADYSELAPVTIKEIKKQFPEITIYCAGKQKEELEITLSEAGVKDFIHVKTNAISILSELLQKLGVN